The Pseudomonadota bacterium nucleotide sequence CGCGATCTCGATGAGTCGCCCGATCGCCTTGAGCCGGAACCGCGCCATCCCCGGGCGCCCGCCCTCGTCGACCACGCGCTGGAACCACTGCCGCGCGCCGTAGTAGTCCCGCGAGAGGAACAGCGCGTCCGCGAAGTAGTACAGCGCGTCCGGATACGCGGCGTGGCTGGGGAACTGCTCGATCAGGTCCATGAAGATGATCGCCGCGCGCTGGTAGTCCTTGAGCCGATAGAAGTTCTCGCCGTCGATGAGCCGCTCCTCGACATAGTGTTCGCTGCGCAGCCCCCCGGCTCGGAGATACTGGGAGGAGAGCCCGTTCGCCTTGTCGCGGATCTCCCGGACCTCGGCTTCGACATCGCCGACATCGTCGGCCGAGGCGCCTCCGGATGCGAGCGACACCGCGCACAGCGCCGCGGCGCCGACGAGGGCCCGCGCGATACGGCGAAGAGTGATCACTCGGCGCCCTCGACCAACCCGGCGCCCTCCCCATCGGACGCCTCGGCAGGAGACTTCGCGGCCGCCGCGCCCTCGAAGTCGCTGACGCTCTCCATGTAGCGAACGGCCGGCCGTTCCTCGAGCGGCGTCGTCACGCTGCCCTTCTCGTAGCCGACCACCCCGACCTTGATCGTCTTGCCCTCACCGACGGTGAAGGTCCGACTCGAGCGAATCTTGAACGAGTAACCTTTTAAATAGGAAAAGATCCCGAACCCGTGCCCGCGGTACTGGAGGACGACGCTGAGGGTGTGGTCGCCGGGCATGACCGGCCCGTCGAAAATCTCGATGACGTCGCGCTCCGCGAGGTTCCCGTCCTCGTCCGTCTTGTTGAGAATCGGACCTCCATCGAGAAGGAACGTCGCCTTTGTCAACCAGAACGATCCACCCATCTCGTTATGGAAGGAGATGACAGCGTTGGCGCCGGCAATCCTCCTATCGAGCACGGTCTCGGCGAGGAGGCTCAGTCGCGCCTTGGACCGGAAGATCTGCTCCTTGAGCCGATTCACGCGGTCCTCGAGATCCTTCAACCTCACGGAATAGCTGCCTTTGTCACCTTCGGCGGTCTTCCCCGTCGCGTCCGTCGCCGGAGCCTCGCCTCCCGTGTCGCCGCCTGCAGTGGCGCCAGAGCTCGCTTCAGGGTCCGGCGTTTCCGCCTTGTCGCCGCCGGTGGTCGGGGTCTGTGCTGTCGCCATGGCCGGCCACACGAACAATCCACCTGCCAAGAATGCCCATCCCGCAAATCGATGCATAATCGACCTCACTCGACTGACTATGGAGAAGAGTTGTCACCTTCCCCCGGGTATGCAAACGCGACAACCCTAGTGGTCCATCTATTAAAAGTCAACGTCCACTATCATCCAGTGTTTCCGTTTTCCAAAACGGTATCGATATCAAAAAAGTCTTGGCCGCACCGCCTTTACAGAGCGCGCGCGAATGGGTACGCTCCGGGCGCTGAAGATCCTTTCGCCTGCTAGGACGTCTGCTCCAGACGCCAGGTCTCTGGCCGATCGAGGTGCGGACGGCGGAGGAGAACGCCCCCGTGGAGACGGCCCGAAAGACCGACGAGGAGCTGATGCAGGCGTTCCAAACAGGCGACGTCCAGGCGTTCCAGGTGCTGTTCGGGCGGTACGAAACCCCCGTCTTCGCCTTCCTGCTGCGGCAGTGCGGAAACCGAGATGCGGCAGCGGATCTCGCACAGGACGTCTTTTTCCGCGTCGTGCGCGGGGCGGCATCCTTCCATCATCAGTCGAAGTTTTCGACCTGGATTTACACCATCGCTAGAAACGCGGCGGTCGACGCAGCGCGCAAAGCTCGCCACAGGAACCATCCGTCGCTGGACGACTCCCCGAAACCCGACGGTCCACGCCTCGGCGACAGGATCGCGACGAAAGATCCCGGCCCCGACCGCAGCGCAACTGCCGAGCGGCTCCAGGCGGATCTCGTCGTTGCAATCGAGAAGCTCCCGGTCGACCAGCGGGAGGTGTTCCTGCTCCGCGAGTACCACGGCCTCTCGTTCAACGAGATCGCGGAGGTCGTCAACGCGAAGGTGGGCACGGTGAAGAGCAGGATGCGGTACGCCCTCGAAGCGCTGCGCCGCGAGCTGAGGTCCTACGAAGAGTACGCGAGGTCCCTGCCATGAGCTGTGACTGCCGAGAGTTCTCCGAGCTGCTCCTCGATCTCGCGTACGGCGAGCTGGACGAGGACGAGGCGAAGCGCCTCGGAGAGCACGCGTCGGCGTGCACCGCGTGCCGCGCACAGCTCGAGGAGATCGCTCTCACGCGCAAGCTCGCGAGCGCCCTCCCGATGCCCGATCCGATCCCGCGGATCGGTTCGGCCGTGCTGGCCGAGGCGGAACGCGTCGCAGCGATGGCGACCGCGCGGCCGTCCGAGGCGGACGCGCGCGGTGACAATAGGATCGCCGGGATCGCGGAGCGGGGACCGACCTTCCTCGATCGCTTGCGAGGAGCGCTCTTCAAACCGGCGTTCGCGACGGCCCTGGCCGCGACCGTCGTCTTCGCGATCAGCTTCTACCTCTACCGCACCGCAACCCCGGGTTATGATGGGGACCCCGGTGCGCCCGGCGCGCCGTTCTACGGTCCGGCGGGGGCTCCGGCCGCCGCCCCCCTCGCGGCCGCCGAGTCGACCGCCATCCTGGCCCGTGCCGACGGCGCACGCGGCGCGGAGGAACGGATCGCCGGCGAGGACGCGATCGCCCGGCGCCCGGCGCTCGCGACGTCGCGGAGCGTCGCCCAGGCCAAGGGCTCGCTCGGCACCGCGGGGCCCGCGCAGGTGAACTCCGCCGACGAGCTCGACCGCGCCGAGGCCGAGACGGGCAAGCTGGCCGCGGCGGCTCCTGCCGCGGGGGACGCGCCGTCGTGGGGACAGGGCGGGGGCGGCTTCGCGAGCGAAAAGAAGGCCGATGGCGCCGCCAAGGAGGCGCCGGCCCCGGCACCGGCGGATCACGGCGCGGCCGAGGCGTTCGCCGAGGGGATGGACGCCTACGATCGGGGCGACTGCGCCGCCGCGACCGCGTCGCTGGAGCGCGTCGTCGATTCGTACGGCGCGCCGATCGGCCTCGTCCCGAAGGCGTTGCACCACCTCGCGCGGTGCGCGCGCCGGTCCGGGAGCTGCGGCCGCGCGGTGGTCTACTACGAGCGGCTGTTCGCGGAGCATCCCGGCTACGAGCAGCGCGCCGACGCGATGTGGGAGGCCGCCGCCTGCCACCGCCGCCTCGGCCACGTCGAACAGTCGCTGGCCCTCCTCCGACAGCTCACGCAGCTGCCGGGTTGGGGCGCGAAGGCGGATTCGGAAATCGACAGCATCGAGAGCCTCGCCGCGGATCAATAATCCGAGAACCAAAAGGGTTGCCCCGGGCGCGCTCGGAGGTTATTCATCTCCCCGACCGCACGGGGCGGAGCGGAGGCAGGGCGACTCGCATGAAGGCAAGACGACTCGTAGGAATCGACGTAGGCTCGACAAACATCAAAGTGTGCATGTTCACCGAAAGGGGCGAGGAGCACCGCGTCCTGGCCCACGAGGGCAACGTGTCGGGCGCGACGCGCAAGCTGCTCGACGAGCTCGGAGCGTACGCCGCCGACCACGAACGCACAGCCGCACTCGTCACCGGGACCGAGGGTCGCCATCGGTTCACGCTCCCGGAATCGATCGCGCCCATCGCGATCGAGCGCGCCCTCAACGAGCTCGGTCTCGCGCCGCGCGCCGTGGTCTCCATGGGCGGCGAGGATCTCGTAGTCTACACGCTCGACGATCGGGGTCGGATCGTGACGACCCACGCCGGCAACAAGTGCGCGTCCGGGACCGGGGAGTTCTTCCGACAGCAGCTCGGGCGCATGGACATCGGCCTCGAGGACCTCGAGCGCGTGGCAGTGGGCGCGAAGGTCGTCCGCCTTTCTGCACGCTGCTCGGTGTTCATGAAATCCGACTGCACCCACCGGCTCAACAAGGGAGAGTCCACGGTCGGCGACATCGCCCTGTCGCTGAGCAAGGTGATGGCCGACAAGGTCTCCGAGTTCCTCACGAAGAGCCGCATCCGAGAGGGCCGCGTCGTGCTCGTCGGCGGGGTGACCCGCAACCGGTTCATCGTCGAGTTCCTCAAGGAGGCGTGGCCGTCGCTGGAGTTCGTCGTCCCGGCCGAGAGCCCGTACTTCGAGGCGTACGGCGCGGCGCTCCTCGCCGGCGAACGGGGCGCCCCGCTGCCGGAGCCCGACGCGCTCTTCAAGACCGGGGCAACGCTGTCCTACGCGACGTTCCCGCCGCTCGGCGGCTCGGGCGAGAGCGTCCGCTACGTCCCCTCGCGCCGCGGCGCGTACGTCGACGGCGCCGAGTACATCCTCGGCGTGGACGGCGGCTCCACGACCACGAAGATCGCGCTCATCAACGCCGAGACGCTCGAGATCGTCGCCGAGCACTACGGCCGGACGCACGGCGATCCGGTCAGCGCGCTCAAGGCGTGCGTCGCGGAGGTCCGCAGGCAGCTCGGCGAGAAGCGCCCGCGAATCAGCCTCGTCGCGACGACCGGCAGCTCCCGTGAGCTGCTCGGCGTGTTCCTCGAGACGCCGGCGGTCTACAACGAGATCATCGCGCACACGGTCGGCACCACCTTTTTCGAGAAGGACGTCGACACGATCTTCGAGATCGGCGGGCAGGACGCGAAGTACGTCTTCATCAACAACAGCGTCCCGATCGACTACGCGATGAACGAGGCGTGCTCCGCGGGCACCGGCTCGTTCCTCGAGGAGTCCGCGCGCGGCGATCTGAGCATCGACGAGGCCGCGGCGATAGGCCCGGTCGCGCTCGAGGCGAAGGCGCCGCTCAAGTTCGGGGAGCACTGCTCGGCGTTCATCAACTCGGACATCCGCAAGGCGATCCAGCAGGGCGCCGCGCGCTCGGACATCGTCGCCGGGCTCGTGTTCTCCATCGTCGCGAACTACCTGAACAGGGTCGTCGGCAACCGCCGGATCGGCGAGCACGTCGTGCTGCAGGGCGGCGTCGCGAAGAACCCGGCGGTCCCGCTCGCGTTCGCGCAGCTGACCGGGAAGAACATCGTCGTGCCGCCGGATCCCGAGCTCATGGGCTGCTTCGGCGTGGCGCTGCTCGCGCGGAACAAGCACGCCGAGGGCGCCGTCGAGAAGGGCGACTTCAAGCTCGAGGACATCGAGGGCAAGACGATCGTCACGAAGGGCACGTTCGCGTGCAAGGCGTGCGACAACCTGTGCCCCATCCGCAGGCTCGAGGTCAACGGGCGCCCGTACTCGTTCGGCGGTCGGTGCTCGAAGTACACGAACGCGCGCAAGCACAAGAAGGTCGACCAGGACCGCGTCGTCGACTACACGGCCGAGCGCACGCGGTTGATCTTCGAGGAGCACGCGCCGCCCGCGGACGCCTTCGTCGCGCGGACCGAGAAGACGGTCGGCGTCCCGATGGCGTTCTCGATGCACTCCCTCTGGCCGTTCTACTCCTGGTTCTTCCACGAGCTCGGCGTCCGGCTGATCCCGTCGACCTCGATCGCCGAGGAGGGGATCGCCAAGCTCGAGAGCAACTACTGCTTCCCCGCGGAGATCGCCCACGGCGCGATCCAGGACATCCTGGACAAGGGGACCGACTACGTGTTCCTGCCGTTCTTCCGCGACATGCCGTCCACCGAGGAGGCGCCGGTGCACGCCACGGTGTGCCCGCTGACGCAGGGGCTCCCGTTCTTCGCGCGGCAGGCGTTCAACCTCGACGACAGCCGCGTCCTACGGCCGCTCGTCTCGTTCAAGCGCGGGTTCGACGCGAGCCGGGGCCAGTTCGAGGACGTCGCCGCGAAGCTCGGCCTGTCCCGCGCGGCCGGCGGCGCCGCATACGACAAGGCGATCCGCGAGTACGAGCGGTTCCTCGAGCACTACCGGGTGCTCGGCCTCGAACTGCTCGAGAAGATCAAGGCGGACCCGGACACGGTCTACGTCGCACTGCTCGGCCGGCCGTACAACGCGTTCACCCGGGACGCCAACATGGGGATCCCGCGGAAGTTCGTGTCGCACGGCGTGACGGTCGTGCCGTTCGACATGATCTTCGACGCCGCCGCTGAGATCTTCCCCAACATGTACTGGTACTACGGCCAGCAGGACATGAAGGCCGTGCGGAAGATCGCGGAGATCCCGAACCTCTACGCGACGTGGATCACGAACTTCTCGTGCGCGCCCGACTCCTTCATGCTGCACTACATCCGCTGGATGATGGGGCGCAAGCCGTACCTCGTGCTCGAGATCGATTCCCACTCCGCGGACGCGGGCATCGACACGCGCATCGAGGCGTTCCTCGACATCGTCTACAGCTACCGCCGCGCCGGGCTCGCCCCCGCGCCGCCCATGCCCAGGCGCAGGTACGAGCTCGCGCGCAAGAAGGAGTTCGTCGACGTCGTCGACCACGCCACGGGCGAGAAGATCGACATCCGCGATCCGCGCGTGACGCTCATCTGGCCCTCCATGGGCGATCTCGCCACGGAGGTCACGTCCGCGGCGGCGGGGAAGGCGGGCGTGAAGTCGATCCACCTCCCGGTGCCGGACGTCCAGACGACGCAGCTCGCGCGGAACGTCGCCTCGGGCAAGGAGTGCATCCCGTCGCTCCTCGTGCTCGGCCTCATCCTGCAGTTCCTGCGCCGGCACCCGCCGAACCAGGAGGGCGAGATCCTGCTGTTCTTCGTCCCGTCGACGCTCGGCCCGTGCCGGACCGGGCAGTACTACGTGTTCTACGAGCGCCTGCTCGAGGAGCTCGGCTACCACAACGCGGTCATCCTCGTCGGCGACTCCTCCAACTCCTACCGGGAGATGGGGCCGACCTTCAACCGCGACATCTGGTGGGGGCTCGTGCTCGGCGACTACTTCACGGACGCGCGCACGGGCCTCAGGCTGCTCGCCAAGGATCCCGAGGCGGCGATGCGCGTCTTCGAGGAGCGCTGGGCCGACGTCGTCGACACGGTGCGGATCGGCGGCGACATCGAGAAGGCCGTGGCCCGCGCCGGCGCGGCGTTCCGGGCCATCCCGAGGCGGCGGGAGCTGCGCGACGTCCCCCACGTCCTCATCGTGGGCGAGATCTACGTGCGCCGCGACACGTTCTCCGTCACGGAGATCACCGACTTCCTGATCGACAAGGGGATCTACCCGAAGGTGACCGGCATCACGGAGTGGATAGGCTACACCGACCACTGCCGGTGGCGGGCGATGGACAAGCGGCGGCGCACCGAGGGGCTCGTCGGCTCGCTCGCGTCCGGCGGCTGGAAGGACCGCGCGTGGTACGAGATCGAAACCTTCTACAAGGAGATGGTCGAGCACAAGATCGCGCGCCACCTCAAGCCGACCGGGCTCATCCCGCACGTGCCGCACGACATGCACGAGATCATCGCGAACGCGGACAGGCTCTTCATCGATCCGGAGCTCGAGAGCGAGGCGACCTGCTCGTCGGGCGTCGCCGCCACCGGCATGCAGGACGGCTACAGCGGCGTCGCGATCATCGCGCCGTTCGCGTGCCTTCCCGGGCGGCTCATCGAGGGCGTCTACGCCCCCTGGGCTCGTCAGAGGGGATACCCCGTGATCGCGCTCGAGAACGACGGCCAGCCGTACCCGCCTAACGTCGTGGCGCGCATGGAGATCTTCGCGCACAACGTGAACCGCTACCGCAAATGAAGGAAGTCGATCTGATCGTCCGCGGCGCGTCCCAGGTGCTCACCATGGAGCCTCCGCTCTCGAACGCGCCGGAGGCCGACGCCGACGCGCGCGAGGTGGGCGCGATCCTCGGCGGCGCCATCGCGATCGCCGGCGGCCGGATCGCCGACGTCGGGACCGAGGAGCGGATCCTCGACACGTACCGGGCGGCCGAGACGATGGACGCGGCCGGCGGCGTCGCGGCGCCCGGCTTCGTCGATCCGCACACGCACGCGGTGTTCGCCGGATCGCGGCACGTCGAGTTCGGCATGCGGATGCGCGGCGCGACCTACCTCGAGATCCTGGCGGCCGGCGGCGGCATCCACGCAACCGTGGCCGCCACGCGCGCCGCCACGCTCGTGGAGCTGGTGTCGTCCGCCCTGCCGCGCCTCGAGCGCGCGCTCGCGCTCGGCGTCACGACGATGGAGATCAAGAGCGGGTACGGGCTGGACGTCGATACAGAAATCAAGATCCTCGAGGCGGTGCGGCAACTGGACGGCCTCCAGCCGATCCGACTCGTGCCGACGTTCCTCGGCGCGCACGTCGTCCCCGCGGAGTACACGGATCGCCGCGACGCGTACGTCGACCTGCTCGTGACGCGCGTCATCCCCGAGGTAGCGCGCCGTGGCCTCGCCGCCGCGTGCGACGTGTTCCTCGACCGGGGCGCGTTCGACGCCGCGGAGGCGCGGGCGATCCTCGAGGCCGGGATCGCGTGCGGGCTGCGGCCGAAGATCCACGCCGGGCAGTTCACGGATCTCGGCGGGCCGGAGCTCATCGCCGAGCCCGGCGGCCTGTCCCCGGATCACCTCGAGGTGATCTCCGACCGCGGGGTGGCCGCGATGGCCGCCGCGGGGGTGACCGCGGTGCTGCTCCCCGGCGCGGCGTTCTCCCTTCGCGACGAGTTCCCGAACGGCCGCAGGCTCGCGGACGCCGGCGTTCGCGTCGCGCTCGCGACCGACGACAACCCGGGCAGCTCGCGGACCGAGAACCTCCCGCTCATGGCGTCGATGGGCGCCGCGCGCATGGGGCTGACCTGCTCCGAGGCGTGGCGCGGCATCACCGCGAGCTCGGCCGCGGCCCTCGGGCTGTCGGGCGAGGCCGGGCGGCTCGTCGCCGGGGCGCGGGCCGACGTCGCGATTTTGCGTATTCCCGATTTCCGCTCGCTCATCTATCATTTCGGAGTCAACCATACAGCGGCCGTCATCGTCGAAGGCGTCGTGACGGTACATGGTGTCGCGTCATGACCCAGGATTACGTCGATATCTACAAACGGTACCTGTCGAAGTTCGAGGAGCTCTTCGGAGCGCTGAGCTTCGAGGAGACCGTCCGCTACAAGGGCAAGCTCATCCGCAAGCTCAAGTACGACGAATTCGTGACGAAATGGAACGAGTTCAAGAAAATCGAGAGCTACCTCAAGGAAGTCATGACGAAGGGGGCGACGCTGAACGACGAGGTCAATAGGACCTACGCCGAGCTCTCGGCGACCGTGCTCGAGAACCCCAAGGACTTCATGCTGCTCTAGCGCGACCGAATTCACCCTTCAATCCGGCCGTTTCTGCGCTTGACACCACACGGCCTTCGGACTAAGAAGGAGCGCTCCGGAGGCGGGTCGGGCGCGCTGCGCCTGCGCCGTCGGGGACAAGGACGAGAAGAGGACAGGCTGGAGCTGATGATGTCGACTTACAGTGCAAAACCGGACGAGGTCGAGCGCCGTTGGTTCATCGTGGACGCGGCCGACAAGACCCTGGGGCGGACGGCGAGCAAGATCGCGGTGATCCTCCAGGGCAAGAACAAGCCGAAGTACACGCCCCACGTGGACACGGGCGATTTCGTCGTCGTGGTCAACGCGGCGCAGATCCGGCTGACCGGGCGCAAGCTGGACGACAAGATGTACTACCGCCACACGGGCTGGGTCGGCGGCCTCGTGTCGACGTCGGCCAAGGAGCTCCTCTCGCAGAAGCCCGAGGAGCTCATGAAGCTCGCGGTGCGCGGGATGCTCCCGAAGTCGAAGCTCGGGCGCGCCATGCTCGGCAAGCTGAAGATCCACGCCGGCGCCTGCCCGGCTCACGGTTACGCGGCGCAGAAGGCTCAGCCGCTTGAGGTCTGAGGAGAAGAGGTAAAGTCCGATGACGACGACGAGCACCGAGGCACGTTGGTACGCCACAGGCAAGCGGAAGTGCGCCGTGGCGAGGATCTGGATGACCTCCGGCACGGGGAAGATCACCGTCAACCGCCGCGAGGAGGAGATCTACTTCCCGCGGAGCATCTCGCGCATGATCATGCGCCAGGCGCTCGAGCTCGTCGAGGCCGAGGCGCAGTACGACTTCCTCATCAACGTCCGCGGCGGCGGCTCCTCGGCCCAGGCGGACGCCATCAAGTTCGGGATCGCGCGCGCCCTGTGCGTCGCGGAGCCGGCGCGCCGCTCCACGCTGAAGAAGGCCGGGCTCCTGACCCGCGACGCCCGCGAGGTCGAGCGCAAGAAGTACGGCAAGCCCGGCGCGCGCCGTTCCTTCCAGTTCTCGAAGCGCTAGAGCGCCCCTCCCTTTCGTCCCGCTCCCGCCAATCGACCGATCCCGGACGACGTCCCCGCGAAACCCGATCGCGCGCCCGACCGTTTTTTTAGAGCCCCGCCCGGGCGGTTGTGGCACTGCACATCATGGCGGATGTGGTATGTTCTCGACAGGGACGTAGAGAAAGGACTCGCGGAATGACAAGAATCGGCAAGGCGCTCATGGGCCTCCTCGTGCTGGCCGCCTTCGCGGTCGTCCTCGGCGGCGCCGCGCCCCCGAGCTGCACCTCGCACCAGAGCCGTCAGGTCGCCGTCAACCCGTTCTTCAACGACAGGCCGGGGTTCTTCGGCATCACCGGCGGCACGGCCACGGGCTACGACAGCTGGAAGGGCGCCATCGCCGTCTACGGGGACATCGGATCCCTGTGCAGCGGCTCGTTCATCAACCCCCGGGTCGTGCTGACCGCCGGGCACTGCGTCTACTACCCGAGCGACGGCATCAACTACGTCTCGAACCCCGGCGGCATCGCGATCCTGGGCGGCGCCAACCTCGACTCCCCCATCGTGTACTCGTACGCGGCGACGGACGTCGTGAAGTACAGCAACTGGAACGGCGACATCAGCGGCGTGCCGAACGTCATCGACGCGGCGCTCATCCTCCTGAGCGCGGACGTGGCGCCCGAGGTCTACAACGTCCGGAGCAGCGCGC carries:
- the hutI gene encoding imidazolonepropionase translates to MKEVDLIVRGASQVLTMEPPLSNAPEADADAREVGAILGGAIAIAGGRIADVGTEERILDTYRAAETMDAAGGVAAPGFVDPHTHAVFAGSRHVEFGMRMRGATYLEILAAGGGIHATVAATRAATLVELVSSALPRLERALALGVTTMEIKSGYGLDVDTEIKILEAVRQLDGLQPIRLVPTFLGAHVVPAEYTDRRDAYVDLLVTRVIPEVARRGLAAACDVFLDRGAFDAAEARAILEAGIACGLRPKIHAGQFTDLGGPELIAEPGGLSPDHLEVISDRGVAAMAAAGVTAVLLPGAAFSLRDEFPNGRRLADAGVRVALATDDNPGSSRTENLPLMASMGAARMGLTCSEAWRGITASSAAALGLSGEAGRLVAGARADVAILRIPDFRSLIYHFGVNHTAAVIVEGVVTVHGVAS
- a CDS encoding RNA polymerase sigma factor, which translates into the protein METARKTDEELMQAFQTGDVQAFQVLFGRYETPVFAFLLRQCGNRDAAADLAQDVFFRVVRGAASFHHQSKFSTWIYTIARNAAVDAARKARHRNHPSLDDSPKPDGPRLGDRIATKDPGPDRSATAERLQADLVVAIEKLPVDQREVFLLREYHGLSFNEIAEVVNAKVGTVKSRMRYALEALRRELRSYEEYARSLP
- the rplM gene encoding 50S ribosomal protein L13, which codes for MSTYSAKPDEVERRWFIVDAADKTLGRTASKIAVILQGKNKPKYTPHVDTGDFVVVVNAAQIRLTGRKLDDKMYYRHTGWVGGLVSTSAKELLSQKPEELMKLAVRGMLPKSKLGRAMLGKLKIHAGACPAHGYAAQKAQPLEV
- the rpsI gene encoding 30S ribosomal protein S9, translating into MTTTSTEARWYATGKRKCAVARIWMTSGTGKITVNRREEEIYFPRSISRMIMRQALELVEAEAQYDFLINVRGGGSSAQADAIKFGIARALCVAEPARRSTLKKAGLLTRDAREVERKKYGKPGARRSFQFSKR
- a CDS encoding zf-HC2 domain-containing protein — encoded protein: MSCDCREFSELLLDLAYGELDEDEAKRLGEHASACTACRAQLEEIALTRKLASALPMPDPIPRIGSAVLAEAERVAAMATARPSEADARGDNRIAGIAERGPTFLDRLRGALFKPAFATALAATVVFAISFYLYRTATPGYDGDPGAPGAPFYGPAGAPAAAPLAAAESTAILARADGARGAEERIAGEDAIARRPALATSRSVAQAKGSLGTAGPAQVNSADELDRAEAETGKLAAAAPAAGDAPSWGQGGGGFASEKKADGAAKEAPAPAPADHGAAEAFAEGMDAYDRGDCAAATASLERVVDSYGAPIGLVPKALHHLARCARRSGSCGRAVVYYERLFAEHPGYEQRADAMWEAAACHRRLGHVEQSLALLRQLTQLPGWGAKADSEIDSIESLAADQ
- a CDS encoding acyl-CoA dehydratase activase, with protein sequence MFTERGEEHRVLAHEGNVSGATRKLLDELGAYAADHERTAALVTGTEGRHRFTLPESIAPIAIERALNELGLAPRAVVSMGGEDLVVYTLDDRGRIVTTHAGNKCASGTGEFFRQQLGRMDIGLEDLERVAVGAKVVRLSARCSVFMKSDCTHRLNKGESTVGDIALSLSKVMADKVSEFLTKSRIREGRVVLVGGVTRNRFIVEFLKEAWPSLEFVVPAESPYFEAYGAALLAGERGAPLPEPDALFKTGATLSYATFPPLGGSGESVRYVPSRRGAYVDGAEYILGVDGGSTTTKIALINAETLEIVAEHYGRTHGDPVSALKACVAEVRRQLGEKRPRISLVATTGSSRELLGVFLETPAVYNEIIAHTVGTTFFEKDVDTIFEIGGQDAKYVFINNSVPIDYAMNEACSAGTGSFLEESARGDLSIDEAAAIGPVALEAKAPLKFGEHCSAFINSDIRKAIQQGAARSDIVAGLVFSIVANYLNRVVGNRRIGEHVVLQGGVAKNPAVPLAFAQLTGKNIVVPPDPELMGCFGVALLARNKHAEGAVEKGDFKLEDIEGKTIVTKGTFACKACDNLCPIRRLEVNGRPYSFGGRCSKYTNARKHKKVDQDRVVDYTAERTRLIFEEHAPPADAFVARTEKTVGVPMAFSMHSLWPFYSWFFHELGVRLIPSTSIAEEGIAKLESNYCFPAEIAHGAIQDILDKGTDYVFLPFFRDMPSTEEAPVHATVCPLTQGLPFFARQAFNLDDSRVLRPLVSFKRGFDASRGQFEDVAAKLGLSRAAGGAAYDKAIREYERFLEHYRVLGLELLEKIKADPDTVYVALLGRPYNAFTRDANMGIPRKFVSHGVTVVPFDMIFDAAAEIFPNMYWYYGQQDMKAVRKIAEIPNLYATWITNFSCAPDSFMLHYIRWMMGRKPYLVLEIDSHSADAGIDTRIEAFLDIVYSYRRAGLAPAPPMPRRRYELARKKEFVDVVDHATGEKIDIRDPRVTLIWPSMGDLATEVTSAAAGKAGVKSIHLPVPDVQTTQLARNVASGKECIPSLLVLGLILQFLRRHPPNQEGEILLFFVPSTLGPCRTGQYYVFYERLLEELGYHNAVILVGDSSNSYREMGPTFNRDIWWGLVLGDYFTDARTGLRLLAKDPEAAMRVFEERWADVVDTVRIGGDIEKAVARAGAAFRAIPRRRELRDVPHVLIVGEIYVRRDTFSVTEITDFLIDKGIYPKVTGITEWIGYTDHCRWRAMDKRRRTEGLVGSLASGGWKDRAWYEIETFYKEMVEHKIARHLKPTGLIPHVPHDMHEIIANADRLFIDPELESEATCSSGVAATGMQDGYSGVAIIAPFACLPGRLIEGVYAPWARQRGYPVIALENDGQPYPPNVVARMEIFAHNVNRYRK